A stretch of DNA from Thermodesulforhabdus norvegica:
TTACATTATCGTCCAGATGGTTCTTAATGATGAAACCTGGCATCTGGTGAGAACAACTCCCAAGGTTACGGGTTTGATAGGCAGTAAAGACAGGCCGGTTCCTATTCCTGACGAGGAAGTTGAACAGATAAAAAAACAAATGGAAGAAGGGGCACAAAAGCCCAAACCCAAGTATTCCTTTGAACCGGGTGACAGGGTGCGGGTGGAAGACGGTCCCTTTGCCAACTTCCACGGCGTCGTTGATGAAGTTTTAACGGAAAAGGGTAAGGTCAGGGTTCTCGTCAGCATCTTCGGTCGCCCCACTC
This window harbors:
- the nusG gene encoding transcription termination/antitermination protein NusG — encoded protein: MVERERKKKWYIVHTYSGFENRVKAAIQERARVAGLQDYFGEILVPTEKVIEIVQGKRKASSRKFYPGYIIVQMVLNDETWHLVRTTPKVTGLIGSKDRPVPIPDEEVEQIKKQMEEGAQKPKPKYSFEPGDRVRVEDGPFANFHGVVDEVLTEKGKVRVLVSIFGRPTPVELDFTQISKL